The sequence AATTTCCAAGCTATTTTCTAGGTCTGAAATTCCAGTGTTAAGATAGAAGATATCATTAACTCATAATACTGTGACAAAATAACCTGAGCAAATCTCTCATCAGAAtgactgggttcaaattctgcctcctttttttttttattgacacTAAGATCTCTGGTCAGATTTGACTTCTCGAAGTCTCAAtcttatcagtaaaatggggataacaatagTACTAATGCAATAGAATTGTTTTGAAAGAATTCACATACAGCCTTATCATGGTGTTTGGTGCTTAGAAGCCACTCCATTACTAGGAATATAATCTGGACTACAGTCTTCTTAGAAACacctaagaaggaaaataaaatggacatTTCTATGTATTTGCTTGATGAGTCTCCAATCTCCTAATCtgctgttttaaaatatcacattaaTAGATAAAGCCTAGTTAATTATATTCTTCCTCCTAAATTCTCAATATCACAATTAATAGGTCAGTCTAGTATGGAGTGGAGGTGGCGAAGAGGGCCGGAGGCAATGGCTAAACTCTGCTTTTCATCAAGCCTTAACCTTATGCCTTTGATAGCTTCTGGGCTTCTGGGGAGCTCACCTCAGACCCCGCTAGCTGTTGTCTCTGTTATCAACAAAAAATTAGGATACACGTGGCACTGGGTGATCCAACTTCCATAATTTTCACTCTTAACTATTCACTAAAGCCAATCTgtccttaaaaaaggaaaagcactCCAGGACCACAGAGCTGTTGTTTCCATGGCAACAGCATAGGTCAATAGCTGCAGTCACACCTTCATCAGCCTTGATTGCATCTGGCAATTTACCATCTTCTGCGCTTCCTTTTGTTTGAGCCTCTCTCATTTGCTTAATTCCCATTTCTGTTGGGAGAATCTCAAAATGCAAAGCTACAGGAgctgaatttaaattaaaagctaTGGGAGCCTTAATAAAACACTGGAGAGCACTGCTTATTTTATAAAAACGCATGGACACATGCTTGTTAGAATCAAGTCCTATATCCTGAACCTCAGAATCTCGCTTCCCTTATTCTGTTGCAGCTGGGAGATTATATATTTGTAATAGCCTATGGTTTTTGGAAAAAATCAATGTCATTTCTGCCTTCTAAGACCCTATTCTGATATCCGTTTTATTAGGATCAAGTTCAAATTCCTCAGCTTACCTTACAAAGCTTGGCATCAGCTGACCTTTGCTTATAGGTATCACCTTGCTCCTGCCCTTCTCCTCTAACAGACTACACTTCAGGGGTATTTATGTTCTTTTACTTCTTGAACACCTCCTGTACTCTGGGGCCTTACACATGCTATCTCCTGTTTTCGGACCATCGTTCCCTCAGCTTCCTTGCCTGGTTATCTCGTAATTGTCCTCCAGGTCTCGGTTTAGGACTCACTTTCCACAGGAAACCTTTCTTAACCCCAAGCCTGGTGAGTCTTGCATTATGCCACGTGCCTCCCTGTCATACCATATATCAATACATTCTAATAGCCTGCAGAAATATCAGGACTCCTTAAAACTGTGAGCTCGTCAAATGCAGAGGCAGGGTCTGTCTCTATTCCCCCCATCCACCAACCCCACTGCTGAATTTCCAGTCCTCTTTCAGTGTTTGctacaccacagttcagttcagtctctcagtcgtgtccaactctttgcgaccccatgaattgcagcactccaggcctccctgtccatcaccaactccagagttcactcaaactcatgtccatcgagttggtgatgccattcagccgtctcatcctctgtcgtccccttctcctccttccccaatccctcccagcatcagaatcttttccaatgagtcaactcttcgcatgaggtggccaaagtactggagtttcaggcaCTTCACAAATACTTGTTACATGACTGAAATCACTTTATCTTACAAGGTCATTAAAGTCTTTTGTTATAAATGTCAGGACTTTGGTGTTCTGCAACTTCCTGTCTATCCAACTGTAAGAATCTACCAGAAGGTGCTTCTATTCAAGATATATTTGCAGTTTTCCTATCCTTCACAGGGATATCAGTAGATAGCCATTCATTCAAAGTGGACAAATCCTAAAATCCCTGGTCTGtggtatgtgtttttttttttttttttttttcatgatttagtCCCTTGATCACTGCTTTTTAGGTCCAGCTCAATGCAGTTAATCCTAAAAACACTcaaaaataataaccaaaaatgCTAAAGTAAATGAAGTAAGCAGCTCTTtcccaaggtggcactagtggtgaagaacctgactgccaatgcgggagacttaaaagggacatgggtttgatccctgggttgggaagatcccctggaggagggcatggcaatccgctccagtattctttcctgaagaattccatggacagaggaacctggtgggctacagtccatgggatcccaaagaattggacacgactgaagcaacttagcactgaGCCATACACCTATAGCCATCAGACAATTCTACTAGCCTGATGCCTCGCAAGCCCTGGACCCTGTTTTGCTACTATAACACAGTGTTACATTTCAGAGCTCGTCACTCAGCAGCCAGGGGAAGAGCAGGAAAGACTTACTGTTTTCTAAATGTGCAACCCACCTGAGTTTAGTGATGGGGGATCACAGGGACAAACTTTGTTTGAGCCAGGCACTGATGTTCAAGAGGCAGCTGCTCAATACACAGTATACTGACACCATGATATTTTGAGGCTGATGTTTTTGACACTGGGACATTCTGAACTGCCAACTTTTGAAATTATTAGCAAGCAACCTGTGCAATGGATACCATCCCTGTATCTCTGAGCCTTCTCTCATCCCATCATTAATTCCATTTCTATTTCTGACACCCAAAGCTTGACTCCTCACCATCAGCTTGGCCCATGTTAAATTTCAGATATCTGAAGGATACTGCCCAGAAATAAGCATTAGATGGTGAGCTATGTGAATCAAGTGCTTCCAAAGGACACTGGGGCAGGAGAGTTCAGGCATAAATGTCTAGGTCACCTGGGGAAGGAGTGTGAGAAGGAATGGGGAGGCAAGGAAAGCCTCATGGAGAACCACTGTCCTGTAAGGGCATAAAACAGGAAAGGAGCTTTCAAAAGAACTAGGAAGGGGAGACAGGGAGCATGCTGCAAGGGATAACACAATGGAAGCCCTAAAAGGGGGTGACTGACTTACCGCTCCTCGAATCATAAAATTCCAGCTGGCGACTGGCTGAGAATAGCAGTCAAAAATGTGGAAAGACGGTCAGGTGGTggtcccttctcttccctttcctccatagAGCTCAAAAGCCCAGTCTCCCCCCTGGCTCAAGGGCCCCTCTGCTCCACCCCTTCTACCTGGGTGGCACCACCTGGCCCAGATAGCTGCCATCACAGGGACCAAGATCACCTGTACTGAAATGGCAAAGTGCCAGTCTCATGGcactgaatttatattaaaatctgGCTTGGTAAATCCTAATGACTTGGTTAGCAAGCATAATTGAGTACATCCTATAAGCAAGTACTGATGCCCAAGCAGAGAGTAAGACAGAAAATGTTTCTGCCCTCACGAAGCTTACATTCTACATAAAGGGAACAGATTCTAAGCATTCACATAAACACTTGTCAGACAGTGATAAGTGCTAAAAGGCAACTAAGATAAAGGGTCTGAGATCCATGGTAGGGGGCCATTTCAGATTGCGGGGGGTTGGGGGGTCAGCTCTAAGTAGGCATCTTTTGATCAGAGTTAAATGAAGTGGGGAGCTCACAGTGTGAATAGCTTAAGGAAGAGCATTCAGAGctgagaaagtaatgtctctaagtTTGGAGGACTGGCAAGAAGGCTGGTGATCACAGAAGCACACTTCCACACCAAGGGTGTGTGCAAGTACTAGTGTgtctgttgttgttcactcagtcacgtctgactctttttcaaccccaaggaccgaagcctgccaggctcctccgtccatgagatttccccgacaagaatactggcatgggttacccttttcttctccaggtgaccttcctgacccagggatcaaacctgagtcccctgcgttggcaggcagattctttaccatcgagccaccagggaagctcaccagGGTGTTTTCTAGCGGCCAATTGTTACTTACCTTCAACAAGGTTAGAAAGGCAGTAAAGGCAGACGACTTCTTCCTTTTTGTTCATATCTACTTACCTTACTAGGAATTCTTGTGtggggtgtggaggtgggggctttgaggaggacgacagaggaagTCAAGGAAACCATCATTCAACTTCTCTTTTTACCATACTCTCCATTCTCTGTCCCCTCTCCTATCTCCTAttcttgcttctctctctcctcctctcattccctcctgcttcccttctcctcctcctcttccttcttccccacccgctctttcacatttctttctccTATCTGCATTCTTTCTtgcaatatttctctgccttcttaaaatctaaaaagtgaaaattgtccttgagagacagaaaacaaagttaGTCTAAGTCAAATTGACAGCAGCAGTTTGCACCTGAGTTATATTATTAGCAAAAGTAACCACAAGTACCacaagagggaaagaggaagggtgTTGGGGGTGTGGGGAGAATGCACAGTAGCACCAAACATAACGACTGCCGCTTTATTGGGAAATGCGGCAAGTCCACACCCTGGGACCGGTAGGCCATCTCTGTCGGACCTCACAGCTAACGCCTGCCAACCATGAGCACTTGGCTCCTTGACCTTGCGCTCAGCCTGCAACTTGCAACATTTCACTTCAGTCTGACTTACACTTCATCATAACGGTAATATAGCGGTGATATACTTCAACACACTATTGATCGCCACAGAAAACAGGCCCTTGCGTAGCTCATTGAAAAACCTTGCTTTATTACCTTCTGTTTACTGTTCAGATCAAACTCTTAGAGCAGCTTCTCTGGTACCCGTCTGTGGCTGGTCACTTTGATGGTGAGACTCGTCTCCTTACCTAATACCATCTAGCTGTTCTGGATCAACTCCTTTGCTCATTCCAGCCTGATGCCCAGGATCCTACCAGGACAGAGATACTCTCTGGTGGTGTTTCTGTCAGGTTATTTTCAGCTACTATGACGGAGTACTACGTAGGCATGGATATAGATTATTCTAGCAAGAACTTCCTGTTTGAGACTTCAAAATGACCATCTGCTCCAGGACCAACAGAAATCCTCAAGATCAACACAAATCCTGTTCTCCTCTGGAAAGTGCCTAGGAGCCATTTCAAACCTTGCCATGATTTTTTGCCATGAAAACCTTTACAGATTTTCATCGGGGAGTAGTTAGTGAATGATAATCTTCCACTTCCATTTTGAGCCTTCCCAATTATTTCTCAACCCCGCAGCTCTTTAAAAAACGTAATGTTATGTCACTCGTCTGCTTAAAACTGTTTGTTAGATTCCATTTGCCACCATATTAGAGCCTGAGCCACTTAGCAAGACTGACGAGAATTTGCATTGTCTGCTGTTTCCTCCTTTGCTGACCTACCAGGTGTCACTTCAGTCCTCCCTAAGCTCCAGGCACCATGGCTATCCTTAAGCTTCCGTCATGCCTCAGAGTCTTTCCACATGCTGGTCCCATCCCTGTCACACTACATCTACACGGAGAGCCCCTTTCACCCTCAGGTCTCAGTTTAAGTGTCCCTTTAGACAGGCCTCCTTTGGTAATCTGATTAAAATTCGAATCCTTTTCCCTACCAAATGCCATTGTTCTCAAACACAGAATGCTTTTTTCCTTCAGAACACCTACTGTATCATTTTTAGTTGTATCACTCAGGGTCCACTTtgggaaacagaaacaatacCAGTTTGTTTTAAAATGGAGAACTGAATAGAcaacattaattaaaaaacaatcacAAAAGTACTGATAGactgaaaacacagaaagatgCCATTGATGTACCAGAGAGATAGTGAGTGCAGGAAATAGCCACCATACCTAAGACTGGGGATCATCAGAAATTTGGAGGGGGACTGGGACCTGGAGCTGTAGGTGCCGTTTGTTTCCTGCTGGTCCCTCGGGAGCTTGGAGGAGGGCTGCAGGAGCTGGTTCTCAGATACTAAGGGAAGGGTGCTGCTTGGCTGCTGCTGGCATCTCTGACAAGGTGCAAAGAAGTTGCTTTTACTAAAGAGTGCTGGAAGAAACTGGAAACTGCGAACCACCAGTGATGCTGGAGTAACTTAAATGAAAATAGTACCTCTCAGGACAACAGGGAGAACAAGAAGGGGCAGGCCCCCTTTGCTTCCTGTTTATTACCTACCAGCCTTCCCCTTTTGAGAGATCCTAATGTGGACACACCTGGCAAAGGAAAAAGGTAGTTTGCGGAGTTCAGCCTGAGCAATTTAGAGCAGCATAGCCAACGGTGGGTTTAAGAAGTATCATAGCTTAATAAAGAGCATAGTAGTTGTTGATTGTCTTTTCTTTCATACTAGGCAGCATGTGCTTAGGAcccatgtctttcttttcacTGTTTAACCCCGTCCATGTGTACAGCACACTAAGAAGTAAATagaaggtattcaataaatattccttGGATGGATGGATTTATTAGATTGTTTTCAAAAGTACTTAGTGAAGAGTACAGTTCAATTCTTGTCAACTGAACAATACTGAGTGCCTCATATGGCAGTCTATAGACATTGGGgttaaaatatgaatatgagGCAGTTCCTTACTATTTAGTATGGGATTTAGGACATTTTCATACGACACTAAATAATAAAATGCCATTGCAAACACTCATATGTTTAAATGCCCAAAGAACTGAACAGGCAGCAAAATCTAGAGGAcaccaggaaagaaaaatggtatACGTGGGTTTGGAATGATTCAAAGACTCAGAAGGAAGAAGTTATGGTCCAAGGCAGGCTTAAGAGGGGGCAGACAAGGAAAGCTGAGGAGGAGAGATGGGTTTGGCAGGTTTTGATGAACACAGAGAAGTGAGAGATTAGCATAAATCACTGGAAAAGTGAGTTtgaactgtgtaaaattctggaGTTAGGATTCTGAACAGTATGTCTTTTGCAAAGAGGAGACAGTAAGAGGTTTTATGCAGAGGAGTGATGTGGCCACTGGGAATGTTTTCTGAAGACGAATCTGGCAGCGTCTCAAGGATTCTGCAGTTATGCGGCATCACTGAGTATGTAGGAACTCAAGCCAGAAAGACTAGTGAGCAGACGGTGACAATCCCGAGCCAAAAAAGTGGTCCAGATAGAAAAGGATAGCAAGTAATGCTCAGAAGGAAGAATCAATGAAACACAATTCAGAATTAATCCAAGAAGGATGGCGAGGATATCTAGAATTAATCCACAGTGATATACATAGGATTCAGAAGGGTGGCAATAAAGGAGATCATCAAGTTTCAACAGAAGAATTTGATGGTATCAGTTCAATAAAGCCTCAGAGAATATTTACCCTCCAATAACTAAATACACATTTTGCAAAATTAATATGAATCTGGAAGAATATATATGTCTTCCTCTTGAGGGGCTTCAGAAGTACTAGGCTTCTTGAAGTTATAATAGTCACACGGTGTCTCGTTTCCGTAGATATGCTCCTCGGGATTGGTCTGCCAAGTATTTTCATACAGTTTCTTGTCCGTTTCTCCTTCAGCTTTGGGAGGACGTACTTTCACATTTTCATAGTTGTCGTGGATGTTAGTGTCCTTCCCAGCAGAATGGCGGTCTTGAGTTGGAACTGAGATTTTATGTCTTGGGCTGATAAACTGGGGACTCAAGAAGAATGTTTTAGTACAGTcttttctcctgcttctcctcctctgcAAAAACTTTGGTAAGGTAAATTGCATGGTATTCTGGTGTTTCCACTGCCAAACACACCCGATTCCACAGATCACCAACAGTACAAGAAGGGAAATTCCTATAGACACGGCCACTGAAGTATTTCCACAGATTCTCAGCATCTCTGCACAAACAATGTCGTTTGTTACTATGGTGAAGCCCTTAATGAATTCACAGGTACAAGCCACTGTAATTTCTCATAAAGTGTTGTTTGAAAGTAATTTCTGAAGCTTGTTTTGGCATTTCAGATATGAAAGGACATTATATGGCAAGATCTTGGTGTCAGAGGAGAGACTGAGTAACCTTGATTTTGGAAGCTGGCTCTCGTTGTATCTGATGATTACACAATTGTTATTGTATAATTGTACTGTGTCAGAAGGGATTTTATCCAACTCCGCTTCCTTTGCTGTCAATGAATCACAAAATAAAGCACAAATGAGTGGAAAATAATAACAGAGTAGAAAACTCAAGAAAGGGATGGTTGAATGATCTGCCATCCAGCTGCCTgctataaattaaaaacattttaattgcatatttaatacaagcataataaaaaaaaacctgctaaTTTCTATCAGTACATTAAGCATTGGCATTTAGTAAACTCTTCCTTCAAGACAGAATATAGTACTGCGCTAGCTGCAGCACTAGGTTTTTGCTTTAATATAGAAGGCAGTACTAGCTGTTGTATTCAGtgagtttttattttaacatagAATACAGTCCTCACTGGTGTGAGTGGGTGGGAGAGTTAAAATGACATGTCTGCTGAAGTCTGAGTGGTTTTATCACTTAGATTTCAACATTGTTTTTGACAATAAGGCTAATCGTCTTCAAGAGAAAGATAATGCTTCGAACACAACAGGAGGCAAGGGAGAAGAGTACAGATGGACAATCATTTCTATCCCCtatcacctcctctgtgaagccttgtCTGCCCCTCTTTCTAGTGGTCGGAGACCATGTCTATTTCTTAATCACACCTTTCTTTCTATTCCCATATGAAAGACTTAGTTCTgtattataggggcttcccttgtggctcagctggtaaagaatccgcctgcagtgtggatagacctgggttcaatccctgggttgggaagatcccctggagaagggaaaggttacccactccagagtcagatgtgactaagcgactttcactttctctattaTAGCATGACAACTTAAATTACACAAAATTGTGTCTTTCTGTCTGGTTATATGGTGGAGAGAGATCAGGTCTTTTCCTCTGTATATCCCTAGAGAATATGTTTAGCACCTAGCACAGAAAAGACACtcagtcaatatttattgaataaattattaaataaacataGGACTCAAAATCTAAGCATCTGTTTAAGCTGATAGTTTAAAATGTAAGACATGTCTTGTAAAGTGTACAGTGTGTACTTAAGAAAAGAGTCCTTTGATGTAAAAACAAAATGCCTGTaaccaaaatatttaaaacagaatttgaGTCTTCCTATCATTAGTCTAATCACAACTTCCAGcaaaaatctttcatttaattaagataattttatagttttacctGTTGATGCTTTAAAATGGCAGAGGGGAGAGAAACTGGAAGTATTCAACTACTCTGAATGTTCTACTATGATTTATTTTATCAACAAAACATTACTGCCGTATGTTTTTAGACTAGACACATCCAACGTTGTTTTCATCATTgttgttttcttccagttttattgagatatataatTGATAAACCACACTGTATCAGTTTAAGTTATACAAATGGTGATATGATATTTGCATGTACCGTGAACTATTTACCACACTAAACTTTGTTAACATCCATCAGctcagttaaatatttttttttcttatgatgagaacctTAAtgatctactcttttagcaactttcaaatagaTACTACGGCATTGATAACTATAGTCATTCAGTTTCACAGTGCTTatcagatgatgatgatgatcatCTGCTGAACGTCCATTAGTAGTATTTAGTTACTTGGGGTCAGCTTTTAAACACTGTTACATGAGTTAGCTCATTTAACCCTACCATGCACAGCTGTCATGGGAAGTAGATACTACTACTATCCTTATTTTATGTATGAGAAACAAGAGGATAGTTAAGTAACTTCTTTAAGGACTAAGAAGTGATTAAATCTGGATTCAAGTAAAGTTTTCCCCTAAATATTATTCCTACCCAGACTTCTATAAATGTCTGTCAAGCACATCATCCATCACTAAATTTTTATAGATGATTAGCTCTGAGGTTCTTGGGGTTCGGAATCgtatcttatttatctttgtattacCAGCAGCAGTACTAGACACAGAATAGCTGGTTTGTTAAAAACTTGCTAGTGAATACAGCAACCTGCCTTAGGATAAAAACAGTAGTGatagacaagaaaaaaagaaaccctgaaaTTGTGCCCCGCTCTCAGTGAGTACTCACATACAACAGTGAACATTTCTAAACTTGTTCAAGGTTAGAATACATCAAATGTGCAAAGTTTcaatctggcatttcacataaaatACTAAATTAAATATGAGATGCAGCTGATTTATAACATTTCTTTGATAAAAGTATAGGGACAAACACCCCAGACTGCAACATCCTTTAATCTCTTTTGAACTTTTGCAGGTTCCCCCTTTCTAAGGCCAGACACAGTGCTATGTGTTGAAGGTTTGGCAAGCGACTTCAACCATTAGGATCCCACTTCCTTTCTGCAGCAGCTGAGAACTGACCACATGTAAGATATTTTATGGTATAGATAGTAACTCATTTAAGTAAATGTTTGCCAGCATATTGGAACTAAACTTCAAATATTGATTGAAACTaaccagctttttaaaaagtgctatgATTGCAACAGAAGCAGGAAGGCTTACCTAATGCCCTCAGAGGATAAGGTAATATATCGCTCTCTGGATTTCCAAGAGGAGAATTTACTTTTAACCATCTATGTCGTTCTGTGCCGAGTAGACATTTGAGTGCCTTCCCCAAATTAAACCTGTTTATCAAAGAAGTGGTTACTGAGATAAAGACAAAGAGATATCTTACAGGAAAATAAATGTATCTGTTCCCTTTCttcaaaataataggaaaaaagccctgtaagacaaaaacaaagaccTACTAGAAtgggaaggtgaaggtgaagtgaagtcgctcagttgtgtccgactctttgcgaccccgtggactgtagcctaccaagcttctccgtccatgggattctccaggcaagaatactggagtggactagAATGGGAGCCATGTTAAATAAGAGTCCTTCCAAGGTAACTTGTAAGTTTCACCTTGCCCAGTTTGAAAGAAGACTTTCAGTTTTGGAAGACAATTCCAACAGGTATACCCAACCATTATTCATTTGTCTTAAAATCACAAATTGTTGACACAGTTCTGAAATTTTAGTCAGATACTGCCCTTCTGTTTGAAAACAAGGCAACACTAAAGCATACCCTTGTGCTTGTGAGCCTCTCCCCTAGTAAGGAAACATTGACCTCACAGGCTGTAAACTGGTTTTTCAACATATGGCCACCTAATGCTACACACACTGTGTTTGATAAGATAAAAAGCCATGCCTATTTAAAATGAactattattttatagttttcattacCCACATACCTTAAAGCAGGTTCTTACTTACCTTGAGAGTTGTATGCCAAGCTTTCTTTTGTCCTTTTGATTATGCTTCAAACCCGCTTCGGTTTAGAACTGGTTCCTCTTTTCATGCAGGTCAGTTACTTCCTTCTTTACCCCTCCTTTCAGATGATTTCATACTTGCAAAGTTTCCTGGCTCGAGAGGAAGTTCTTATCATATACATAAGAACTGAGATAAATTGTATGAGTTTTTGAGTAAGGAAGTCCAGCCCTTCATCTTTACCTAGTAGTAATTCTCCAACTGTATCAGAAACTTGCGCATGAAGCCTAGGTGGTTTTTCATTTGGACGACATTTGCAGTcttcactttatttattattcttttttaacatcagaaatgtattctctcccATTGTGGAGGCCAGGAGTCCAAATTCAAGGGGTGGGCAGGGTGGTTCTTCCAGACGCTCCAGGGGAGAATCCATCCAGGCCTCTGTCCTGGCTTTGGGTGCTCCCTGGTGTTCCTTGCTGTGTAGACACAGCACCGCCATCTCTGCTCTGTTGTCTCATGGCTTCTCTGCTTGTATTTGCCTTCTGTGTACCTTTTATAAGGTCACTGTCCTTAGATGCAggaccacccagataatccaggatgatctttTCTCCGACCTTTCATTTGCTTAAACCTGCAAAGATCCTACTTCTAAATACGGTCCTGTTCACAGCCTCCAGGAATTAGGGTTTAGATGGCTTTTGTGGGGGGAGCAGGCAGGGCACGGTGGGAATCACTATTCAACCCATTAAAATACCtaaaaaattatgcattttaccttttaatatttataactttttaaaagttttatactgTATGTAATCTTCAGGCAGTCCTCACTTGAGAATCAGCattctgattgttttttttttaacttgcattttaaaattattacaaagaaatattttaaaatatggtaatGCGCAGGTCTTGTTGATTAATCTGCTTGTATACTATCACAGTCCTTTCTCCCAACACTACCTCCCAGTGCCCCAGGTTACATCAACTTTGGTCAAACCAGTCTCACAATTTCAGTTCAGAATATGCTAATATTCTTTTAAACTGATAAGACAGGATTTCCTAACGTATATTCTGAAGTGCACTGCTTCTGGGATCTTCTAGAGGTGTTTCACCAAGTAAATTTGAGAAAGACTGCTCACCTGGAGACTCATAACCAACTCAGCATCCTGAAGGCTGTGAACAGTCTTACAGTAAGTAAACAAAACCAACCAAATATGAGGGGAAAACTGCTTAACTTTCTTTAATTATAGTAGCCAACATTccctgagcacttactatgtattCTAAACCTCCATATGCTACTCAGTAAATCCTGGAAACAACTTGATGGGAGAGGACTCTATTTGTCCTCTCTTACAGAGGAGGGAATGAAGGCAGAGTGGGGGCTAATCACTCCCTTTGTGCGGGCTGGCAGTCTACCTCCAGCACCTGTGTGCTAACGCCAGGATTCGAGCTGTCTCGCTAGGCTGAACCCAAGTTTTCATCACATAACACTTATTTAACAGCACCTCTCAGA is a genomic window of Ovis aries strain OAR_USU_Benz2616 breed Rambouillet chromosome 16, ARS-UI_Ramb_v3.0, whole genome shotgun sequence containing:
- the GAPT gene encoding protein GAPT, with protein sequence MLRICGNTSVAVSIGISLLVLLVICGIGCVWQWKHQNTMQFTLPKFLQRRRSRRKDCTKTFFLSPQFISPRHKISVPTQDRHSAGKDTNIHDNYENVKVRPPKAEGETDKKLYENTWQTNPEEHIYGNETPCDYYNFKKPSTSEAPQEEDIYILPDSY